A genomic region of Rhipicephalus sanguineus isolate Rsan-2018 chromosome 3, BIME_Rsan_1.4, whole genome shotgun sequence contains the following coding sequences:
- the LOC119387162 gene encoding stromal cell-derived factor 2 — MAISSCWCLLLLAGALVADVRGQAHYRYVTCGSLVKLLNRRWDVRLHSHEVRYSSGSGQQSVTATEKPDDVNSHWMVKGQSDTSCSRGEPVKCGSIVRLEHMKTSRNLHSHHFPSPLSNKQEISAHGENGQGNSGDFWRVVCKTGYWERDGDVRLKHADTEAWLSVSGRSYGQQLGGQLEVCGELAPYDESCVWRTAEGVFVKPSEGRLHIVKHTEL, encoded by the coding sequence ATGGCCATTTCGTCGTGCTGGTGTCTTCTCTTGCTGGCGGGCGCCCTGGTGGCCGACGTCCGGGGACAGGCCCACTACCGCTACGTCACGTGCGGCTCCCTGGTGAAGCTGCTGAACCGTCGCTGGGACGTGCGGCTGCATTCGCACGAGGTCCGCTACTCGAGTGGCAGCGGCCAGCAGTCGGTCACGGCCACCGAGAAGCCGGACGACGTCAACAGCCACTGGATGGTCAAGGGACAGTCGGACACGAGCTGCTCGCGAGGCGAGCCCGTCAAGTGCGGCTCAATCGTGCGACTCGAGCACATGAAGACGAGCCGGAACCTGCACAGCCACCACTTCCCGTCGCCGCTGTCCAACAAGCAGGAGATCAGCGCGCACGGCGAGAACGGTCAGGGCAACTCGGGAGACTTCTGGAGGGTCGTCTGCAAGACGGGCTACTGGGAACGCGACGGCGACGTCAGGCTCAAGCACGCGGACACCGAGGCCTGGCTCTCGGTCTCGGGAAGGTCCTACGGCCAGCAGTTGGGCGGCCAgctggaggtgtgtggagagctgGCGCCCTACGACGAGTCGTGCGTGTGGAGGACGGCCGAGGGAGTGTTCGTGAAGCCTAGCGAAGGACGCCTTCACATCGTCAAGCACACGGAACTCTGA